A region of Oncorhynchus tshawytscha isolate Ot180627B unplaced genomic scaffold, Otsh_v2.0 Un_contig_673_pilon_pilon, whole genome shotgun sequence DNA encodes the following proteins:
- the msrb3 gene encoding methionine-R-sulfoxide reductase B3 isoform X2: protein MAVLLRRVALQLSLRQTRTPPQKALLLATLLGTCRTKKTWPKSFSQEELKKRLSPIQFHVTQEKGTESAFRGEYTEYKEDGIYTCVVCGSPLFRSETKFDSGSGWPSFYDLVKEESVTVTDDFAYGMHRVETSCSQCGSHLGHLFDDGPRPTGKRYCINSASLGFQSASASSPPSNGDGTGAGAGTGAGAGAGPGAGAGAGAGSGAGSGPGGAVGGKTEL, encoded by the exons ATGGCTGTCCTGCTAAGGCGTGTGGCTCTACAGTTGTCCCTGAGACAGACCAGGACCCCCCCCCAGAAGGCCCTGCTGCTAGCCACTCTTCTAG GAACCTGCCGGACCAAGAAGACATGGCCCAAGTCCTTCTCTCAGGAGGAGCTGAAGAAACGTCTCTCCCCCATTCAGTTCCATGTCACCCAGGAGAAAGGAACAGAGAG TGCCTTCAGAGGGGAATACACTGAATATAAAGAGGATGGGATCTACACCTGTGTCGTCTGTGGCTCCCCGCTGTTCAG GTCCGAGACCAAGTTTGACTCTGGATCAG GTTGGCCTTCCTTCTATGACCTGGTAAAGGAGGAGTCAGTCACTGTGACAGACGATTTCGCCTACGGGATGCACAGAGTTGAGACCAGCTGTAGTCAG tgtggttCTCACCTCGGACACCTGTTTGATGACGGCCCCAGACCCACAGGGAAACGATACTGCATCAACTCTGCCTCTCTGGGCTTCCAGTCCGCCTCAGCCTCTAGCCCACCCAGCAACGGAGATGGGacaggggctggggctgggacaggagctggagctggggctgggccaggagctggggctggggctggagctgggtctggagctGGGTCTGGGCCAGGTGGTGCGGTCGGGGGCAAGACTGAGCTCTGA
- the msrb3 gene encoding methionine-R-sulfoxide reductase B3 isoform X4, which translates to MSGFNLLHLITNAKPVTLKPCGLPSGTCRTKKTWPKSFSQEELKKRLSPIQFHVTQEKGTESAFRGEYTEYKEDGIYTCVVCGSPLFRSETKFDSGSGWPSFYDLVKEESVTVTDDFAYGMHRVETSCSQCGSHLGHLFDDGPRPTGKRYCINSASLGFQSASASSPPSNGDGTGAGAGTGAGAGAGPGAGAGAGAGSGAGSGPGGAVGGKTEL; encoded by the exons ATGTCGGGGTTCAATCTGCTACACCTGATCACCAATGCCAAGCCTGTTACTCTGAAGCCATGTGGGCTCCCTTCAG GAACCTGCCGGACCAAGAAGACATGGCCCAAGTCCTTCTCTCAGGAGGAGCTGAAGAAACGTCTCTCCCCCATTCAGTTCCATGTCACCCAGGAGAAAGGAACAGAGAG TGCCTTCAGAGGGGAATACACTGAATATAAAGAGGATGGGATCTACACCTGTGTCGTCTGTGGCTCCCCGCTGTTCAG GTCCGAGACCAAGTTTGACTCTGGATCAG GTTGGCCTTCCTTCTATGACCTGGTAAAGGAGGAGTCAGTCACTGTGACAGACGATTTCGCCTACGGGATGCACAGAGTTGAGACCAGCTGTAGTCAG tgtggttCTCACCTCGGACACCTGTTTGATGACGGCCCCAGACCCACAGGGAAACGATACTGCATCAACTCTGCCTCTCTGGGCTTCCAGTCCGCCTCAGCCTCTAGCCCACCCAGCAACGGAGATGGGacaggggctggggctgggacaggagctggagctggggctgggccaggagctggggctggggctggagctgggtctggagctGGGTCTGGGCCAGGTGGTGCGGTCGGGGGCAAGACTGAGCTCTGA